One Luteolibacter yonseiensis genomic window carries:
- a CDS encoding type IV pilus twitching motility protein PilT yields MSDVVHQVLDHVDQYLQLGREYDCSDLHLATAYPPAWRRFGQLSPIWPDHQPLTAEETERLARSFLSQKEWDRLQVHGDIDFAYSSPTGRYRASVVKQRLGLDMTFRIISEHIKTIEEIGLPLEHILPLTRYQNGLVLVTGAVGSGKSTTLAALVDFINRDREDHILTLEDPIEYVFDSKGCHVNQREVHKHTESFGRALRGALREDPDVIMVGEMRDLETIQLALTAAETGHLVLGTLHTGNAPRTLDRVLDVFPTDQREQIRIMVSESLRGILSQQLVPRADGQGRVLALELLVNSPAVGNCIREGKTFMLPGVMQTGKNIGMVTMDESLRQLYVKGIITREEALYRSEDKSQMKAFFES; encoded by the coding sequence ATGTCTGATGTTGTACACCAGGTTCTAGATCACGTTGATCAATACCTCCAGTTGGGGCGCGAGTATGATTGCTCGGATCTTCACCTCGCCACCGCCTATCCACCCGCATGGAGACGCTTCGGCCAGCTCTCGCCCATCTGGCCGGACCACCAACCGCTCACCGCTGAGGAAACTGAACGGCTCGCACGGTCCTTCCTCAGCCAGAAGGAATGGGACCGCCTGCAGGTGCACGGTGACATCGACTTCGCCTATTCCTCACCCACCGGCCGCTACCGCGCTTCCGTCGTCAAGCAGCGCCTCGGCCTCGACATGACTTTCCGGATCATCAGCGAGCACATCAAGACCATCGAGGAAATCGGTCTGCCGCTGGAGCACATCCTTCCCCTCACCCGTTACCAGAACGGTCTCGTGCTTGTAACCGGTGCCGTCGGCTCCGGCAAATCCACCACCCTCGCCGCGCTGGTGGACTTCATCAACCGCGATCGCGAGGACCACATCCTCACCCTGGAAGATCCCATCGAATACGTTTTCGATTCCAAGGGCTGCCACGTCAACCAACGCGAGGTCCACAAGCATACCGAGTCCTTCGGTCGTGCGCTGCGGGGCGCGCTGCGGGAAGATCCGGATGTCATCATGGTCGGAGAAATGCGTGACCTCGAGACCATCCAGCTCGCCCTCACCGCCGCGGAAACCGGTCACTTGGTGCTCGGAACGCTTCACACTGGCAACGCTCCCCGGACGCTGGACCGGGTGCTCGACGTTTTCCCGACCGACCAACGCGAACAGATCCGCATCATGGTCTCCGAGTCCCTGCGCGGCATCCTTTCCCAGCAGCTCGTCCCGCGTGCGGATGGCCAGGGCCGCGTGCTCGCGCTCGAACTGCTCGTGAACTCCCCCGCCGTCGGCAACTGTATCCGCGAGGGCAAGACCTTCATGCTCCCCGGCGTCATGCAGACCGGTAAGAACATCGGCATGGTCACCATGGACGAGTCTCTGCGCCAGCTCTACGTGAAGGGCATCATCACCCGCGAGGAAGCCCTCTACCGCTCCGAGGACAAGTCCCAGATGAAGGCCTTCTTCGAATCCTGA
- a CDS encoding AsmA-like C-terminal region-containing protein: MYHLHLARNLRTLAFLLIVAMVLGGVGVVWWANHTGLPAAWRMAIEQQVSKQGAFIKIGSLRYSLLQGIVATEVRVYSEPEHLREISRLERIILDFDKTKLARGILQLNKIQLDDADMVLPMDPQNPDTETLNITDANGTVFMPGDRRLEIRDAHGKIAGIDVALNARIIWYQQDGSKKQDDTNLGERRKLLAKILEELEKWKFDENQPPSIDITVEGDVNDFSTINAKLALEVHDMEKNGHVLHHIAVRADMAGDLLTINELVATDETGVFDGHIDYNIRSREGRFDVSSSLEVPELLSAWLALPMPKDIRLSGKQKLEAEGTFLLDERNTPQIRMIGHARCEEITFRGAKFDVVEGSFSWRDGNVFLRDVLLARPDGRAEGKVIIEPPLVRLQAHSTLPLGIYQQLTHGIKQPIENILKDFSATPDTTLDITLDGSFDLKNRFAWAYTGSGNTKNLSYRGVPTNSARCKFSMNHHELDFYEGTADFDYTKYPLRKAFGGTDHGTAKVGRIRYDAEAKWVEVEDVRGAIWAAPVVRLFAAKVADSLEQYRFHQPPDMKASGVVDVTPQGRTALDITFASEHPADYVFLGENLTLGSPSGGVNLRGEKVEIANLKLTAFGGPVNGEINYLGGGRLAGELSWTKASISEIASAYDFEMKGGGDATGRIEFSLSGGKVETMDGQGLLALENTELFSVPMFGPLTPLVGSVLNHEGAGVQKAKNAFCTYIIRNGVISTNDFQTSTNSLNFAGDGSVNMVDRTVDMIVRMNARGVLLGLITMPLRPFSGLFQFHGTGPLKETKWESMKFTEPPEGQRELLLEAPKARAIE, from the coding sequence ATGTATCACCTGCATCTCGCCCGAAACCTGCGCACGCTCGCGTTTTTGCTGATCGTGGCGATGGTATTGGGTGGAGTCGGCGTCGTCTGGTGGGCGAACCACACGGGACTTCCCGCGGCCTGGCGGATGGCGATCGAACAACAGGTTTCGAAACAAGGCGCCTTCATCAAGATCGGCAGCCTGCGCTATTCATTGTTGCAGGGCATTGTCGCGACGGAGGTCCGTGTCTATTCGGAACCCGAACACCTGCGGGAAATATCGCGGCTGGAGCGGATCATTCTCGATTTCGACAAGACGAAGCTCGCACGCGGCATCCTCCAGTTGAACAAGATCCAGCTCGATGATGCGGACATGGTGCTGCCGATGGATCCGCAGAACCCGGACACCGAAACACTCAACATCACGGATGCGAATGGCACCGTCTTCATGCCCGGTGACCGGCGGTTGGAGATCCGCGACGCACACGGGAAAATCGCGGGAATCGACGTGGCGCTGAACGCCCGCATCATCTGGTACCAGCAGGACGGATCGAAAAAACAGGACGACACCAACCTGGGCGAACGCCGGAAGCTGCTGGCGAAGATCCTTGAAGAGCTGGAGAAATGGAAGTTCGATGAAAACCAGCCACCGTCGATCGACATCACGGTGGAAGGTGACGTGAATGACTTCTCCACCATCAACGCCAAGCTCGCACTGGAGGTTCACGACATGGAGAAAAACGGTCATGTCCTGCATCACATCGCGGTGCGGGCGGACATGGCGGGCGATCTGCTCACGATCAACGAACTGGTCGCGACAGACGAAACAGGAGTTTTCGACGGCCACATCGACTATAACATCCGCAGCCGCGAGGGGCGGTTCGACGTGTCTTCATCCCTGGAGGTTCCCGAACTTCTGAGCGCCTGGCTGGCATTGCCGATGCCGAAGGACATCCGGTTGTCCGGAAAACAGAAACTGGAGGCAGAAGGGACCTTCTTGCTGGACGAGCGCAATACTCCCCAGATCCGGATGATCGGCCATGCGAGGTGTGAGGAGATCACCTTCCGTGGTGCGAAGTTCGACGTCGTGGAAGGATCGTTTTCCTGGCGTGATGGGAATGTGTTCCTCCGCGATGTCCTGCTTGCCCGTCCCGACGGGCGGGCGGAGGGCAAGGTCATCATCGAGCCTCCTCTTGTCAGGCTGCAGGCGCACAGCACGCTGCCACTCGGGATCTACCAACAGCTCACCCATGGAATCAAACAACCCATCGAAAACATCCTCAAGGATTTCAGCGCCACTCCGGACACCACCCTTGATATCACGCTGGATGGCAGCTTCGATCTGAAAAACCGGTTCGCATGGGCGTACACAGGTTCGGGAAATACGAAAAACCTGAGCTATCGCGGAGTGCCGACGAACAGCGCGCGGTGCAAATTCTCCATGAACCACCACGAACTGGATTTCTACGAAGGCACGGCTGATTTCGACTATACGAAATACCCGCTCCGGAAGGCGTTCGGCGGGACGGACCACGGCACGGCGAAGGTCGGACGCATCCGCTACGATGCCGAAGCGAAATGGGTCGAGGTGGAGGACGTGCGCGGCGCGATCTGGGCGGCCCCCGTGGTCCGGCTTTTTGCCGCGAAGGTGGCGGATTCCCTCGAACAATACCGGTTCCACCAGCCTCCCGACATGAAGGCCTCCGGAGTGGTGGATGTGACGCCGCAGGGGCGCACCGCGCTGGACATCACCTTCGCCTCGGAACATCCGGCGGATTACGTCTTCCTGGGAGAAAACCTCACGCTCGGCAGTCCGAGCGGAGGCGTGAACCTGCGCGGGGAAAAGGTGGAGATCGCGAATCTCAAGCTCACGGCCTTCGGCGGACCGGTCAACGGCGAGATCAACTACCTCGGCGGAGGCAGGCTCGCGGGGGAGCTGAGCTGGACGAAGGCCTCCATCTCGGAAATCGCGTCCGCCTATGATTTTGAAATGAAAGGCGGCGGAGACGCCACCGGACGCATCGAGTTCTCCCTGTCGGGCGGCAAGGTGGAGACGATGGATGGCCAGGGCCTGCTCGCGCTGGAAAACACCGAGCTCTTCTCCGTCCCCATGTTCGGCCCGCTGACTCCTCTCGTGGGGAGCGTGCTGAACCATGAGGGTGCCGGGGTCCAAAAAGCGAAAAACGCGTTCTGCACCTATATCATCAGGAACGGCGTCATCAGCACGAATGATTTCCAGACCTCCACCAACTCACTCAACTTCGCCGGTGACGGATCCGTGAACATGGTGGACCGCACCGTGGACATGATTGTCAGGATGAACGCGCGGGGTGTCCTGCTGGGACTCATCACCATGCCGCTTCGCCCCTTTTCAGGCCTTTTCCAATTCCACGGCACAGGCCCGTTGAAGGAGACGAAGTGGGAAAGCATGAAGTTCACCGAGCCGCCCGAAGGCCAGCGGGAACTCCTTCTGGAGGCCCCGAAGGCCAGGGCGATCGAATGA
- a CDS encoding phage holin family protein, whose translation MNPSSDTGGASFTGASGTGKFPQPPANWREALMALIASRVALIQLESKDVAKAGIRSAIYLAATFVCVLSTWALFLAGGIALVSELTRWPWSLVALSAAALHLLAAFILVRLAKPKGTPAFPVTRSEFQKDREWIENFQKTKSSNS comes from the coding sequence ATGAATCCGTCATCTGACACCGGTGGAGCCTCTTTCACAGGAGCTTCCGGCACGGGCAAATTTCCGCAGCCTCCCGCGAACTGGCGCGAGGCCCTCATGGCGCTGATCGCCAGCCGCGTGGCGCTGATCCAACTGGAATCGAAAGATGTCGCGAAGGCAGGCATCCGCAGTGCCATCTACCTGGCGGCGACCTTCGTGTGCGTGCTGTCCACCTGGGCGCTTTTCCTCGCCGGAGGCATCGCACTGGTTTCCGAGCTGACCCGCTGGCCCTGGAGCCTGGTGGCCCTTTCGGCGGCGGCGCTCCATCTGCTGGCGGCCTTCATTCTCGTCCGGCTGGCGAAACCCAAGGGCACGCCGGCGTTTCCTGTCACCCGCTCAGAATTCCAAAAGGACCGCGAATGGATCGAAAACTTTCAAAAGACCAAGAGCTCGAACAGCTGA
- a CDS encoding DUF883 family protein: MSNSFSTPDNLEPEAGFTPASAIAQAANDLRNAAGEKARELVHTAEDKAAALKERAVESAQYFRETAAERATQFKAAATEKASAFKHAAADKAEHFRETANEQWQDTRVRAKELHVTAEDYIRQNPTKSVLGALGVGFLIGLIVRR, encoded by the coding sequence ATGTCCAATTCATTTTCCACACCTGACAACCTCGAACCGGAAGCCGGTTTCACCCCAGCTTCCGCCATCGCCCAAGCTGCGAACGACCTGCGCAACGCCGCCGGTGAGAAAGCCCGCGAGCTTGTTCACACGGCCGAGGACAAGGCCGCCGCATTGAAGGAGCGCGCCGTTGAATCCGCACAATATTTCCGCGAGACCGCCGCCGAACGCGCCACGCAGTTCAAGGCAGCCGCTACGGAAAAGGCCTCCGCGTTCAAGCATGCCGCCGCGGACAAGGCCGAGCACTTCCGCGAGACCGCCAACGAACAATGGCAGGATACCCGGGTGAGAGCCAAGGAACTCCACGTCACCGCGGAGGACTACATCCGCCAGAATCCAACCAAATCCGTGCTCGGCGCGCTGGGCGTCGGCTTCCTCATCGGCCTGATCGTCCGCCGCTAA